The segment TGGCCTCCACCCGGGCGGCGAGCTCGTCGTCGCCGCCGACGATCAGGACGAGGCTCATCGGTCCAGCACCTCGTCGGACGTGACGACGCCACCGCCACCGGTGTCGGTGTCCTCGTTCTGCTTGGTGATCCAGACCTTGCCGAACTCCATGGCGTTGACGATCTTCGTGACGTCGGCGGTCTTGACCGCGACCGTCACGGTGGCGCCGGCCGTGCTCTGGCCGTCGCCTACCCCGGCGTCGACCTTGAGCACCGGCACGCCGTCGACCGCCATGGCGCTGCTCCCGCTGTAGCTGGCGACCACGCCGACCGTGTCGCCGGCCGCCAGGGCCCCACCGACGATCCGCTGGCCCTCGAGCAGGATCGACAGCTCCTGCATGCCCTTGGGCACGGCGGCGTCACCCTTGACGTCGCCGGCCTCGGCGAACTTGGCGGGGGTCAGCTGGTCCCCGGGCACGAGCACGCCACGCGTGACCAGACCCTCGAGCTCGGACAGGTCGGTGACGGCACCGGGCACGACGGCTGCCTTGGGAAGCTCGACGGCCTCGACGCTCGCACTCAGCTCGGAGGACGGCGTCTTGGTCGCCACCTCCTGGGTGACCCGCAGCACCGTGGTGCGCTCGGTCCCCTCGAAGGCCCGGTCGTCGGCACCCTTCGCGTAGGCGAAGAGGGCAGCGAACCCGAGCACGGCCAGCAGCACGGCTGCACCGATGGCCAGAAGTTGCTTGTTCACGAAGATCTCCCTGTTCTCGTGAAGCGCACGGTCCATGACCCCGGACCGCGAGGGGTGGTGGGGACGCCAGACAGGACGCCCCGAGATGCCTGTGCACCCCGTCGCGGGACCGTCCCTCACCCTGTTGCTTGCTGTGCCGCCCTCCGGGCTCCCTCTCCGGTGGGTGGCGAGAGTCGACGCTGAGGCCTCAGTTCCTCAGGGCCGCTCGTGACGATCGAGCAGACGGTGCCGCGAGCCCGAGCTCGCGGCACCGTCCCAGGTTCTCGATCAGCCGCCGGCCTGGCCGTCGATGGCCGTCTCGACACCGGTGAAGGCGTCACGGACGTCGCCGCCCAGGAACCCGATCACGACGATCAGGACGGCGGCGATGAGTGCCACGAGCAGGCCGTACTCGACGGCGGTGGCGCCCTTCTCGTCGCGGCGGTCCTTGAGGCCGGCGACGAAGGCGAGGACGGTGCTGAATGCGTGCATGGTGTTCTCCCTCAGAATGGTGAGCCGCCGGTGACCGGCTGCTCCGCCACCCCTGTTGGTGGCGCTCCCTGAGAAGAAGGTAAGGCCTAAAGTCCCGGGCCGTCCTGGAAGTTACGGGCCATCTTTTCCTGGTCACAACGAACTATGGACGAAACCGTGTGAAGCACTCCGGTTCGGTGGAGCACCATCGCACCACACACACGACATGGTGTGGTCCGAGCCGGTGAGGTTCCCGATTTTCCAGTGTTTTTCGACGGCGCGCCGGACCCCTCGCCGAACGACGGCGGCGCGACACCTCCTGCGCCCGCCCGCCATCACCCACGGCCGGTCGACCCTCGGCGACTCGAAGGACTAGTCCGGTCGGTCCGCCGATCCGACCCTGTCGGGACCGCGGAAGGGTCCGCCAGGGACCTTCGCCATGTCCGCACCCCCCCGATCTCGACGGTGAGACGATGTGGCGTCCACCGACACGTACCGGTTGTGACCACCCGCCAGGAGGCCCCCGTGAGCAGGCCCCGCACGTCCGAGACCGGCGACGACGCCGACACGGACGGCGGCCTGCTCCAGCGGGCGAGCACCGGTGACCGCGACGCGTTCGGCGAGCTCTACGACCGGCATGTCCGGGCCGTCTACTGGCAGGCCTTCCGCGTCCTGCGCGACGCCGACGCGGCCGAGGACGCCACCCAGGAGACCTTCGTGGTCGCGTGGCGTCGCTCGCGCACCATCCGGCTGGTGGACGGGTCCGTGCTGCCGTGGCTGCTCGTGACCGCCCGGCAGGTGGCCCTGAACGCGGCCCGCAAGGCGGCGCGACGCCGCACTGCGGAGCTCGACGAGGACCTTCCCGCCCGGGACGACGTCGAGTCGACGGTGGAGGCCGAGCTGGCTCGGGTCGAGATCGACGCCGCGGTCGCGGCCCTCGGCGAGCTGGACCAGCGGCTGTACGCCCTGTGCATCGACGGGGACCACAGCTACGAGCAGGCGGCGCGTGAGCTCGGCGTGACCCACGCCGTGGTCCGCAACCGTCTGCACCGACTGCGCGGCCGGCTCCGCGCCGACCTGCGCGCGATGAGGGAGACGTCATGACCGGACGTGGGAACGAGGAGCTGGACGGCCTCGGCGACGAGCGGATCAGCCGGATGCGCCAGGGCGTGATGCACCAGGTGGACGCCGACGTGACGCGTCGCGGCCGTCGCGCCCGGCGCGTGGTGGGGGGCGCGGCCGCTGCGTGCGTGGTCGTCGTCATCGGCGGCCTCGGGACCAGCCTCCTCGTCGCACCCGACGACGGGGGTGACGCGGCCGGCGCCGACAGCAGCGCCGACGTCGCCGCTGCACCCCAGCAGCCCGAGGACGCCGCGGGAGGCCTCCGCACCGAGGTGGACACCGACGAAGCCACGGCACAGGAGCTGCCCGACGTCGAGCAGTCCGAGCGCCAGGTCGTCACGACCGGCAGCGCCACCGTGCGTGTCTCGGCGCCGGCGGAGGTGGCGGACGCCCTGGCTGCCTGGGTCGATCGAGCCGGAGGACGCATCGACCAGCGGGCCGAGTACACGAGCGACGAGTCCGGCACGCGCGGGCGGGTGACGTCGGCGTCCCTCGTGGTGCGGGTCCCGGCCGACGCCGTCGACCGCACGGTGGCACGGCTGCGCACCTACGGCACCGTCACCGGGCTCGACGTCGCGCGCGAGGACGTGACCGACCGCGTGGCCGATCTCGACGCCCGCATCCGCAGCCTCACCACGTCGGTCGATCGTCTGCTCGAGATCCTCACCGACGCGGACGACGCAGAGGCGCTGCTGGCCGTCGAACGGGCGCTGTCGGAGCGCCAGGCGGACCTGGAGTCGCTCCAGGCCCAGCGGCGCGCGGTGCGCGACCAGGTCGACCTCTCGACCCTGTCGGTCGAGCTCGTCACCCGCGACGGCGCCGAG is part of the Aeromicrobium sp. Leaf245 genome and harbors:
- a CDS encoding Flp pilus assembly protein CpaB — its product is MNKQLLAIGAAVLLAVLGFAALFAYAKGADDRAFEGTERTTVLRVTQEVATKTPSSELSASVEAVELPKAAVVPGAVTDLSELEGLVTRGVLVPGDQLTPAKFAEAGDVKGDAAVPKGMQELSILLEGQRIVGGALAAGDTVGVVASYSGSSAMAVDGVPVLKVDAGVGDGQSTAGATVTVAVKTADVTKIVNAMEFGKVWITKQNEDTDTGGGGVVTSDEVLDR
- a CDS encoding DUF4349 domain-containing protein produces the protein MTGRGNEELDGLGDERISRMRQGVMHQVDADVTRRGRRARRVVGGAAAACVVVVIGGLGTSLLVAPDDGGDAAGADSSADVAAAPQQPEDAAGGLRTEVDTDEATAQELPDVEQSERQVVTTGSATVRVSAPAEVADALAAWVDRAGGRIDQRAEYTSDESGTRGRVTSASLVVRVPADAVDRTVARLRTYGTVTGLDVAREDVTDRVADLDARIRSLTTSVDRLLEILTDADDAEALLAVERALSERQADLESLQAQRRAVRDQVDLSTLSVELVTRDGAESVDPGGFVGGLQSGWNALVAVVNAGVEALGAVLPWLGVALLGWLLWRLAGWLRRRR
- a CDS encoding Flp family type IVb pilin; the protein is MHAFSTVLAFVAGLKDRRDEKGATAVEYGLLVALIAAVLIVVIGFLGGDVRDAFTGVETAIDGQAGG
- a CDS encoding RNA polymerase sigma factor produces the protein MSRPRTSETGDDADTDGGLLQRASTGDRDAFGELYDRHVRAVYWQAFRVLRDADAAEDATQETFVVAWRRSRTIRLVDGSVLPWLLVTARQVALNAARKAARRRTAELDEDLPARDDVESTVEAELARVEIDAAVAALGELDQRLYALCIDGDHSYEQAARELGVTHAVVRNRLHRLRGRLRADLRAMRETS